CTTTTTGCTTGAGTTCTCGATAACTCGATCAATTTCTCGACGATTGATGCATTTCAGAGACATCTCGTTCTAGTATCGAAACGGAGATATCCATTCCGGTGACGACTCGACCAAGTCATCTCGATCTCGATTGAGACTTTGAACCATGATCTTAAAACCATATATCTTTAAAGATGCCTTTTGGCCTCTACATTGATTTCGAGTTAATTCTAAATTCAAAGAatttacttttcaaaatttttattttacatttatCATTCATCTATATCCATTGCTATAAAATCATTAATTAATATAGTATAGAAAATCAAGTTTAAGAGAAGTAATTTAAGCTTTTTCCTTGTCCAAAACAGATTAAACTACATCTATTTGAGTATTGACTTGTTACAGCTTGGATTAACCGCGTTTGGCTTGTTGATAGAGGATTAAAATCAACAAGAAGTAGAAGCGTTGTCATTCACGCACCAGAGATAGCGTCAACTCATAGGCTATCTAtcttgattaaaaaaataattattttccaGTCTACGTCGCCTCGAACAAAAGTACAAGACTGAAGACAATGATGAGTCATCACAGTCGAGAGAAGCATAGCTTTCAGCAAGAGAGATTAGGGGAAGACGGGAAGATTAGAGGAGGCATGGCAGCAACGCTTTCGCCATCAAATCATTTGAACCCAACAGCTCACAGCAATCCCATAAAAGAAAGTTACGGAAATCTTaacccaaaattccagattgaGTTCAGAGCTAGTAGTCACCTCCCACCGTCTAGAAAAGTGAGGCCAATTACTTGTTTTGCATTAAACCCTTCAAAAGCCCCGAACCAACCAATCGAAAAGGACACCAAGCCACCCTTAGTCGTGGTTGGATCAGCCAATGCAGATATATATGTGGAGATTGATAGGATGCCACGAGAGGGGGAGACAATTTCAGCCAAGACTGGCCAAACTCTAGCCGGCGGTAAAGGGGCTAATCAGGCGGTTTGTGGTGGGAAATTGGCATATCCAACTTATTTTGTTGGCCAAGTGGGTGAAGATGCTCATGGGAAATTGATTAGCCAGGCACTTGAGGGTGGTGGAGTGCATATTGACTATTTGAGTATAGTTTCAGATGCTCCTACTGGTCATGCTGTGGTAATGCTGCAATCTGATGGGCAGAATTCAATTATCATTGTTGGTGGTGCAAATATGTCTTGCTGGCCTAATATTCTCTCTGATAAGAGCTTGGAGGTAGTGAAGAATGCTGGGATTCTTTTGCTTCAGAGAGAAATTCCTGATTCTGTTAACATTCAAGTTGCAAAGGTCAGGTCCTTGACttttgctttatttatttattcaattattttttagaaAGTCTAGAACTTTATGTGCTGATCCTGTTGCGAAGTATGCGTACTCAGAAAGAAGTATTCTTGATGCTTTTGGAATGATCAGAGATGAATTATTAATTGAAACTCTTGCGCTGACAATGCTTTGGTTTGTGGCTTTAACCTTGTCCTTGTTTACGCTTCCTCCAGTTAGAAGGTGTCCAGAAGTTAGTAATTAAGATTGGCGTTAGATAGTTTCAAAGTACTTATTTCGTTTTGACAGGTTTACTGCAGTTAAAGTTGAACTTTTGGTGTAAAATGCATTGGTGTCTGATTTAGATAAGTATGAGTTGATTGTATGCATTGTTCTGGAACCATATTGTTTTCATGTAGAAGAAAGGGAATCTTTTGTCTTGCAAACTCCTGTGCTTTTGAGGATCATGAGGGTAATCGGAAGATCGTTGCTTCTTGGATTCATAAACTCTTTTGCCATTACAAAATTCTTTTGAAACTTGTAAGAAGCAGCTAAGGATACATTGGAGTTAGACTTTATATGGTCTTAGGCTAATGTTTAGGGATTTCTTTACCTATCCTAGTAGGTGTCCTACAGAAAGTAACTTGTCGCTTTTAAGTATAATTTCTGAAAGGAAAATTTTATGAAAGATGAAAAGAGCGTGTCTTTCAAACAGCTCATAGAGATCTTTTAACTTGCCTATATTAGTTTTTGAACTCATGGTGCACTTTCTGTATGCTAGCTGATGTATGCTGTTTACAAGGTTGCTATACATGTATTCATGTATATTTTTCAACTCTTAAACTCCAACCCAAAAAGGCTTATCCTAGTCTGAATTAATGCCAATTCAATCCAGACAATGAAGCCATATTATAACAAGCGTTGTCATGTCTTCAGGCCGCCCAAAGTGCAGGTGTTCCAGTCATTTTAGATGCTGGAGGAGTTGAGTCACCAATCCCTCCTGAGCTAGTGGCTGTAGTTGATATTCTGAGCCCAAATGAAACTGAACTTGCCCGCTTGACAAATATGCCAACAGAAGATTTTGAACAAATCAAGCAAGCCGTGGGAAAATGCCATAATGTGGTTAGTTGTTTGATGCTTAATGGACATTGGTCCATTAAAGCTGAAGTTTTTTTATTTGGATTGTAGATGTTATTATGCTACTTTGAGGCATTGAACTATGTTAGGTGGCAGTCTGACCGGATAAAGTTATTCTAATTTGGATTGTAAAAAATGGTAAAAAGAGAGAAATATCAACAACTTTCGCACTACTCTCTACTTCTGGTGCTTCACTGTAAAATGGCGAGCGTCAACTTGTAATTAGTGTCACTATGATTATGTATTCAGTAAACCTGAATATGATGTTAATGTAGATGATAGGTCCACAAATTTGTTTTCAGGGTGTGAAGCAAGTCCTTGTGAAACTTGGGGCTAAAGGCTCAGCTCTTTTCACTGAAGGAGAAGAACCAATTAGGCAGCCTATTATATCAGCTCCAAAAGTTATTGATACTACAGGGGCTGGTGATACCTTTACAGCTGCATTTGCCGTGGCTCTTGCAGAGGGAAAATCCCAGAAAGAGTGCTTAAAATTTGCTGGTAGTTTTCTAATTCCCTTATAATGTGAGAATCAGTTGAGTACTAGTAGTCTGACAAAAACCCTAATGACTTGCAGCTGCAGCAGCTTCACTTTGTGTTCAAGTGAAGGGAGCCATTCCAAGTATGCCTGAAAGAAAATCTGTTTTGCAGCTGCTTCACTCAAATTGAGGATGTTTCTTATCTTGATTGTTTATAACAAGTAGGTATATGTTTTGCCTATTTCGTATTGTCATCTTTCTTCATATCTTTGGTGGTTATGATTCCTGAATTAATTTTGGACAAACACCAAAATCCATTATTAGGAATGATGCCCCTTCCCCAATCAAGTTACCAAGACAAAAATGTAACTCCAAAATTGTAGTGTAGTACTGAACTGTTACATAGCTGGTTTAAAGAGAGTGGAAGGGATGATAAGAGGAGAAGAGGTAGGGAACAAATGGGCAAACATTAAGAGAGGAGCATAGTTTAGTTGATAAGCATCCGAAACTCAAAGTTCATATTTCCAAGGCAAACGGGCTTCTGTGCTTTTATACTGATTCTTATGGGTCTACTACTTGTTTATCACACGAAGAAAAAAGTTTTAGCATTTCTGGGATCTAGGCAGTGCTTATATTGTACTGTAGGCCTGAATACTTAACTACTTTCTGTTTTTCAGTGACGTATTCAACACGACTCATTTTGGCATATTAGGCTTAGGGGTAATAGGGGCATTGTTAAAAGATTACTTCAGAGCAATACCATATTTCATATGATCTTCCAAAGCAGTTTAAATGATGGAAACAGAAgtaaaagtgttatattaaaaGCATGTCCGTGGTTTTCCAGTTTCGTGCTTGTTTGGACAACATTCTATATTGTATCTTTGAGAGCATGCAAATGGGAAATTAGATGGCTTACTGAATAAGAATCCATTCTTAACGGTGATAGCCAATACACTGGAAATGTAATCAAAGAAGAACCACCACATTGAAGTTTCAGGAACTCACAATCCCTTTCCAGCATGCTTTTGTTATAAGTGGACATAATAAACTTTTcatgttttttatttttgtaactTAGTTTCTTCCCCTCATTTTCTTGCTTGGAAAGTTCTTTTGTGCATTTATGTTTGATGTTATGGAAACTTGAAGCTTCCACCTGCTATATGAGGTATTTCCTTGCATGTCCAGGTGAATAATATATAGTTGAAGTTTACTCTTCACGTCTCATTTTCGGAAGCTGTTTATGGCGAATTAAGGTTCACATTTATGATTATGACAATGTAAAAGGCCTACGCCTTCTTTCTTTCGACAGTTATTCACTTCTTCTGATAACTTTGATACCTGCTTTTCTAATTCGTGGTTCTCCCCTGAATACATTTTGCAGGAGGATTTTGCATGATTAGAAAATTTCATCAACTACATCTGGGATTCTATCTCATCAGTTCATCCCTCCTCGTGGACGACAAGGAGTTTATGGAATCCTCAACTCTATCTGTACATCTATCTCTGACTAATCTGGGTTCAAGAACTGGCTCTGAACTTGCCTGGTCTGCTTTCACTGCTTATTTAAATGGAAACAGAAATCTAACAAATTCATCTTACATTCTCGAAATATTTAATGTTTTTCGTGAGGATATTTTGACAAATGTCTTGACTCTTGATACTTTTTTAAACTTAGCTAGTTAATAATTGCCATTTCTCAAATCTGAATGAAATGGAGGAAAGCTACAAAACGTGTTAACTCCTTTTTAACTTTGTCTCAAAAGATCATATTAGTACTGAAGTTTGTGCTGGAAAGAATAAAAGCATGTTGCTTTGCTCTGTAGACTTGGCAAGAGCTCTTGGTACTGAAATTTTCTGAAAAGTTGTTAACAAAGGCGAAGGACTATATACttttttcagattttcttttTGGATAATCTCAGAAGTAGTCGTAATTCAGAAGCTCATTGCATGTTCAATGGATTTTATTGAAAGTTTCATGCAGACTTTGTTCATAACTTTACGGAAAGTTCGTTCGACTTTGTCTCGGACAAGTGCTTTGTGAATACGTCAAAATATGTACAGTAAAATTTTCTGCATGAGTTTCTTATGGTGCAATTATTTGGTCAGCAGCATTCACCTTttcttggaaaattttcaacaatGTCTCCTGCGTCGTTTACTTTTGGTTGCATTGCTGCTTTCTGTAAATTCTCAGATATTTTTTTCTCTGTTTCCTGAGGAAGAATAGCAAAATTCCCAAGTTCACACTCCACATCCATTTCATGCTACTAGAAAAGATGGTGCTCAAACAAACCGACCacagaaaaatgaaggaaattttaCGGGCTAAAACCAGTAGTTGTCATAGTGGTTGGAATCATTTTGTCGGTTTATATGTCAAAATACTGGGAAAGTCTGAGGTCTATAAAATGTTGATAGCTCACCAAGACACCTAACGAGGCTAACATCGATTAGGCCAAAATTAACGAAGGCATATTTCATCCATTGCCGAGCCAAATTGTTTCTGGAGAATAAAAATATGTTTGAACTAAGCGAGTTGAATTAGACCAATTGGGACCAATCTTGTTACCCTGAGCACTAATCCTTCTTTTGGAACCCAGACCTGATTAAATTAAAGGGTGCTCTTATACCTCGTTTGGATTTTTTTCATCACAGATAGAGTTCAAACTCCCGACCTACAGTCCAAAAGGAACTAACCCTCTttggtggccactgagccaaAACTCAATGGTTACACTGGGCACTTATTCACTAACCCTATTTTGTGTTGTTAACGTTAAATTGATTCAAAACTCTAAGTTGTCGTACCATATAGAGACCAAGAAAAATGTTAAAAAATGAAGAAGTCAAGTATGCATGTTGATTCAGTATTAATATTGagtttaataaataaataaataaaagaaggaTTAACATTGAGCAGAACCATaaaattggtgatgttggacaTGATATGAATTCCATTGCCAAGCTGCTTCCCTTACCTTTTTTAAGATTAAGGTGGTGTCTGGAAGTATTTTATCCTCACTTCCAATAAACGTAATCTGCAAAACTGGTTCCAAATTAAAAAGGTAAAATACAATTCTTGAGAAACTTTTGATTGAAACAGAAGGCAGGATACAGATCCACATGCTTCTTTCGATCGCCCTTTCGCACTTTAGTGGCCCTTTCTTGCCCCTGGTGTTAATTGTAAGGTCTATTTCTTTAGTCCATTTCAACAGTCTCCAGGGTAGGTGGGCTTCCATAGCCTCCTCtagtttctttttctctttcttttttcccttgaataaataaaaaatttagaaggAGATGGAAGTTAGCCCGTACCAAAGTTGGATGGAAatatatttgaaataatatttAGAATAAtcactgtaacactttttctaATAATATAACGTACGTAAATTTAAAAATACCGTTGAAAAAAAACTATTCGAACTCGAACTTCTCTcatgcaagtggatgaaatttaTTGGTCATCCATAGCTCTATTGAAAGTGCTAAGGTACAAGCTAGAGAATATGCTTTGAGTGGGCTGCAATAGTAACTCAATATTGCCTCAAACAAaggtcaaaagaaaaaaaaaatcaacggAAGCGTAAGCATGCactaattttaaattatttgcCTATGAAACAGTGATAAACACTATGCCAATCAAAGTGAGGAAAAAGCATCTAGTCTAATGGgacaatccaaaagaatataccaatttgaaaaatattattGATAACCACTCATGCGATCCCAAAACATTTAACTAAGCTCTGGGGTGATGCCTCGAgccatttctttctttttcaaggTTACTCAAACGCCAACGGCATTCAGGATCCAGACTCCAATTGGATATGATAGTCTACAAATCACTTAAatactactccctccgtcccattatgatagtcctgttttcttttttcgtctgtcccaaattgtaattcacttttcaattgaagaatgtagttgtattttaatttctctaaaatacccttatttaatgTAAGTTGTTATTATTATAAACTATCTTATTTAATATAGATTGTTAGTATTGAATATAACCTGCCCCATTTAATGCATTTAGATTTTTCaaaacatattaatatatatgaaaagccaactttatttaatgtaagggtattttagaaaagtagcaatctaaatttgttTTCCAACAAAATCAACTACTTTttttaaactgtgtgaaaaaaaatttaaaactattcaaatggGATAGAGGGAATAGTAATTAATCTCGTATCAAGAAAAGGACAAGATTTCATAAGTAAAAAAGTTTAGGATTGTTGAGTGTATACTTAGTTGATGCGAtaagagaaacaaaaaagaattttgcCTCTCAATCATTAGGCTTTAGCCAATTATGTGGATGAAATTGACAGGTCCAATGATTTTTAGTTTATGATTATTTCTTTGCCTGTTTGAGCCAATCAATGGTGGAAATGTCCATTGTTTGGTCCAATCTGTAGTTGAATTGACAAACATGTTCATCTGCTGACCCCAataatgtgaagaaacttgAGGCTACTTTTTGATTTTGGCGAATCGTCAAGTGAATTTATTATCATGGACTGCCTTTTGATATATGGCACTTATTTTCTTTGACATATTTTTATGAGCCTCAACATTTAATGTGGTAGAGCCGTCGAGGAAAGATTGAAAGTAACATTGTACAAATCTAGTtgggataaaaaaaaatttcttggttgtaatttttttaatatgaaGAAATATCTCTCTCGAGTGCAACTGGTATTTGCAGCTTGCAATGCTTGCATTTGAGCTTTGATGCTACTCAGATGATCCAGTGAGACTCTGGTGCAGCATTTTCCAACTTCCAAGAATACACAAGTCATCAAAGTTGTTGATTAGATGACTAAAAGATTTTtgttaaataacaaattaattgaaaaattgTTTAATCATGATTGTTACCAGCTATCAGTCATCAAATTATTTAATTAGTATATGCAAGATTCTCTCACAATAGGGATCTCTGGTGTGTTATAATCCATTTGATAGAGTAGCACATTACAGGGTCATGCCTTGTAGAAAACAGAAATTAAAGAGTATGTTGTAATCAAATTATTCTTTAATGGATTcataatttgtttttttaacTCGGAACATGGCCCGACCCGATCCCTTTAGACCCGAGCCGGCACACCAAATCGGAGGAAAACCGATAGTCCCGTACAGTTTTTCCGGACGAGTCATGGATTCATAATTAGAATTAGCATTTGATATAAGACAAACTCATCACAATTAGTGGGGCTATCGCGCAGGCAAAAATGTCAAATCATTGGATTATTGAGTGCTCAACATGATACTCGACTAGAGAATTTCATTCGACCGCATATGTACCAAAATAGGCTTATTAATATTTTGttttctcctttcttcttttggcCTGATATTTTGATTTGGGGAAGAAATAGAATTTTTAATGAGTTGAATCTGTCGTGTATTATACGAATAGAGTTAGAATTCAACTTGAATACTAAATGAATTATAAATATTGCTCGAATTTGATTAATTTATTTGTATAAATATTCGAATTCAAGTTCGAGTTCGAATTTGACTTGTTAAATTGAACGAACCAAATTTGAGTTCTAGCTCGAATTTGAGTTTGGAGGTGATTTAATTATATTCTAGAATAAGTTTAAATGTATTTcttggtttaaaaaataaataattctaatttatgtataattacttttttagtaaaatataatttattattaaatgtatttatattttgtatttatttatttttataattatatatgtgttaACTAACCATGTGAATAACTTACGAATAGGTTCGTACTCAACTCGATTATTTAACGAGTCTAATATCGTGTTCAAATTTGATTCATTTATTAAACAATcgagtttttttcttttttaataacttGAACGAGCCGAGCAAACATGTTCGCGCGA
Above is a genomic segment from Coffea eugenioides isolate CCC68of chromosome 5, Ceug_1.0, whole genome shotgun sequence containing:
- the LOC113772609 gene encoding uncharacterized protein LOC113772609, producing MAATLSPSNHLNPTAHSNPIKESYGNLNPKFQIEFRASSHLPPSRKVRPITCFALNPSKAPNQPIEKDTKPPLVVVGSANADIYVEIDRMPREGETISAKTGQTLAGGKGANQAVCGGKLAYPTYFVGQVGEDAHGKLISQALEGGGVHIDYLSIVSDAPTGHAVVMLQSDGQNSIIIVGGANMSCWPNILSDKSLEVVKNAGILLLQREIPDSVNIQVAKAAQSAGVPVILDAGGVESPIPPELVAVVDILSPNETELARLTNMPTEDFEQIKQAVGKCHNVGVKQVLVKLGAKGSALFTEGEEPIRQPIISAPKVIDTTGAGDTFTAAFAVALAEGKSQKECLKFAAAAASLCVQVKGAIPSMPERKSVLQLLHSN